The nucleotide sequence tacttttattattataagaGGTCATTGTTTGGGGGACAAATAGGATCTTTTAATAGCACTTTAAGCCGTATCTCTCTGCTGACACCAACTTCCTTGAGGCTGCCTTAAGTGATTTGACAGTTGCTTGtcaagtgatacattgatcttggacacttcaaacgtaTGCCACAACCATATAATTCAATTCAGACGTGTTGATTGAACAGAGCTCCCACGATCCCCGCCCGCATCTTATTTTTCACACCGACCTTCGGTTGCCAAAAGAGAAGAATGCAGATCCGGAACATATTTTGGGTCCggtaacataaaaataaacaatgcaaCGACTCTGGTATCTTCTTTTTACAATTGCAATCAAGCGGAACATTATAATGGACGGCTGATGAAAGGAATGAAGCCTACTTTTTCCTTTCAGGACCCTACATGCTCGGCACCGGACTCCTGGTCTATCTCCTCTCCAAGGAAGTCTACGTCATCAACCACGAGACCATTGCTGCTTCCACCATCGGCGCAATCATCATCTATGGCATTAAGAAATTTGGGCCCAGCGTCGCCGCTTTTGCCGACAAACTCAATGAGGTCGGTGTGCCTCGAGTTCAATCCAAAGTTATGCCAgtgtttctatttaaattttcaCTCAACCGGGAGTTCTTCGTAAATCTGAATGTGAACGTTTGATGTGAATTTTATTCTCCAAGCTGTGCACAAAACACTAATTAATTAAGCAGTTGTGCGTTCAACAGATTAGAGCAGGTCGAATGAAGTTGACGTTAAATGGTTACGATGCTATCAAGTTTTATTCAAGGTTTGCCTTTCAGGACAAAGTGGCCAAAGCTCAGGAAGTCAAGGACTTGGCCATGTCCAGCCTGACTCAGGCCGTCGAGGACGAGAAGAAAGAACAGTGGCGAGTCGAGGGCCGATCTATGCTCTTTGACGCAAAGAGGGTAAGTTGAAGTATTAAGGTGGTcgtaaaatacagtggtacctcgagttaagagcaatttgagatacgagtaaaatttcagggtttttttttcacgttagtcagtgcgaatggcatctatacttctcgttggcaagtggtcctgTGTTATCCtactgtgaggacatttgtttgcatcattttgggaatatttttaatgaatacaaaatcaaacaaccctcgaGAGGTTGCATCTAAAAGTCacggtggaggcggggcaaatagagcctaCCTGGTCAGGAGAACAAAGGTAtcgaaatttaaaacaaaattataatttggtttagtgtaaggttagatgaaacttatttttgagtgtctgcattgtaattcaAGTTTATTGAAATCtctttgttatgttacgagcgcgttgccgtgctaAAAGTCCATCCGAGTTTTTGTCTGTCTGTCCACTCAGAACAACGTCGCCATGCTGTTGGAGACCAACTACCGAGAGAGGCTACACATGGTGACCAATGAGGTTAAGAGGCGCCTGGACTATCAGATAGGCCTGCAAGACCTACAACGCCGCATGGCCCAGGAGCACATGGTCAACTGGGTGGAGAAGAGCGTGGTGGGCAGCATCACCCCTCAGCAGGTAGCTCGGAACTTATCACCTGGATCGTTGGAGACCGCCGCCGCTGACGTGTTTGTTGCTTTCTTTGCAGGAGAAGGAGAGTATTGCCAAGTGCATCACAGACCTGAAAGCTCTGGCTCAAGCCACTCAGACTAAAGCGACCGCCTAAACGCTGGGTTTTAATCGCGAGacgggcattttttttctttttcagagtCAACAATTTGCCCCGTATAGTCGTCTCTGTCACTCTTATGGGTGTGTATAGTATTTCCACATCAGCCGATGGTCAAATAAATGCTTGTCTTTGATCAACTGCAACGGTctgattgcttttgtttttgttcaccaTTTTTACGACCTCGTTGGGTTTACACTTTCCACTTCACTGTATAGTCGCAGCATGATGAGTGTTTTCTCAAGGCTGGCCCAAAGGCCGTGAACCTTTTTTCAAGGAAATGACAGCCCTCGAAAACCTTTGGACTCGTCACAAACGCGTCTAATAGCCATCCACCCGGGACCAGGGCCCAGCCCGATGATCTTTGATCGCAACACCCCTGGAAGCAGGAAGTTACGGGAAAAGTCAATCTTCGCTAGGAGAGGACATTGTGTTCTTTACTATGGAATAATGTCCAGCGCAGAAAACCAGACAGGTAATTATAAACAGCTTTGGCCATGTAATTGACAGCCATGTTTGTAATTAGTCTAATTTACAACCCTCTGGTTCAATAAGTAGTGAACCCAGAGTAGAGATTTTATTGTGTACAATAGTACTTTGACacccattttaattttgtaatctATGTCGATTTAAGCATGTTACCGTACATATTTATGGATGACTAAGCATAAATCAATGTATGCTATCATGTGACTTTGTAAATTAGGTGGTTGTGTt is from Stigmatopora nigra isolate UIUO_SnigA chromosome 1, RoL_Snig_1.1, whole genome shotgun sequence and encodes:
- the atp5pb gene encoding ATP synthase peripheral stalk subunit b, mitochondrial — protein: MLSRLVIVSANALKSSGPLGAGLVQAPRALHTSSQSLAPVPTLPEKGGKVRHGIIPEELFQLLYPKTGVTGPYMLGTGLLVYLLSKEVYVINHETIAASTIGAIIIYGIKKFGPSVAAFADKLNEDKVAKAQEVKDLAMSSLTQAVEDEKKEQWRVEGRSMLFDAKRNNVAMLLETNYRERLHMVTNEVKRRLDYQIGLQDLQRRMAQEHMVNWVEKSVVGSITPQQEKESIAKCITDLKALAQATQTKATA